One Chlorobaculum limnaeum genomic window carries:
- the coaE gene encoding dephospho-CoA kinase (Dephospho-CoA kinase (CoaE) performs the final step in coenzyme A biosynthesis.), whose translation MERLPLLVGVTGGIGSGKSTVCAMLAGMGCELFEADQIAKELQLEDPQVIRGIEELFGREVYSRDGSGKLQIDRKAIASVVFADPEKLIALNRLIHPKVREAFVREVKRCAREGKRILCKEAAILFEAGADRDLDRIIVVAANDGLRLNRAVKRGLDREEARKRMQAQWPQERLIERAHYVIFNDGTLEELRLQVEQVYRSLLTVAE comes from the coding sequence ATGGAGCGGCTGCCATTGCTTGTCGGCGTGACCGGCGGTATCGGAAGCGGCAAGAGCACGGTGTGCGCCATGCTTGCCGGAATGGGGTGCGAGCTGTTCGAGGCCGACCAGATCGCCAAGGAGCTGCAACTCGAAGACCCGCAGGTGATCCGGGGTATCGAGGAGCTGTTTGGCCGCGAGGTCTACTCCCGGGATGGCTCGGGCAAGCTTCAGATCGACCGCAAAGCCATCGCCTCGGTGGTCTTCGCCGATCCCGAAAAACTCATAGCGCTCAATCGTCTCATTCACCCAAAAGTGCGGGAAGCCTTCGTGCGCGAGGTGAAGCGCTGTGCCCGCGAAGGGAAGCGGATTCTCTGCAAGGAGGCGGCGATTCTCTTCGAAGCAGGCGCGGATCGCGACCTCGACCGCATCATCGTGGTGGCGGCCAACGACGGCCTGCGGCTCAACCGCGCCGTCAAGCGCGGCCTCGATCGCGAGGAGGCCCGCAAGCGGATGCAGGCGCAGTGGCCGCAGGAGAGGCTCATCGAACGGGCGCACTACGTGATCTTCAACGACGGTACGCTCGAAGAGCTGCGCTTGCAGGTGGAGCAGGTCTACCGGAGTCTCTTGACGGTGGCAGAGTGA
- a CDS encoding DUF4296 domain-containing protein: protein MNLHFTPIQKGVALLRRLSFIALFGLLLAGCGSQNREKLNADDLHFAAFYADYLARSGGTSEEAAAPYAELTAAGLDTLFARHKLDQKTFDARLKAYSRDPELWRKVLQEVRRNLDEQKQ from the coding sequence TTGAATCTCCATTTCACTCCGATACAGAAAGGTGTCGCGCTCCTGCGCCGCCTGTCGTTCATAGCGCTTTTCGGGCTTCTCTTGGCTGGTTGCGGCTCGCAGAACCGGGAAAAGCTCAACGCAGACGACCTGCATTTCGCCGCGTTTTACGCCGATTATCTTGCCCGTTCAGGCGGGACGAGCGAAGAGGCGGCGGCTCCCTACGCAGAGTTGACGGCGGCGGGACTCGATACGCTCTTCGCCCGGCACAAGCTCGATCAGAAGACCTTCGATGCGAGGCTCAAGGCCTATTCGCGCGATCCCGAGCTTTGGCGCAAGGTGCTGCAAGAGGTGCGCCGCAACCTCGACGAGCAAAAGCAGTAA
- a CDS encoding superoxide dismutase → MSYQQPALPYADNALEPHISANTIGFHYGKHHATYVKNYNALVEGTPFDAMSLEEVIVQTASDASKVGVFNNGAQAWNHTFYWNGLTPNGGGEPTGEIAAKIAEDFGSVDKFKEELKNAAATQFGSGWAWLVLDNGTLKVTKTGNAQNPITSGQTPLLCIDVWEHAYYLDYQNRRPDHVAAVIENLINWDFVNANYAAAK, encoded by the coding sequence ATGTCATATCAGCAACCAGCACTCCCGTACGCCGACAACGCGCTCGAACCGCACATTTCGGCCAATACCATCGGATTTCACTACGGCAAGCACCATGCAACCTACGTCAAGAACTACAACGCCCTGGTTGAAGGTACGCCATTCGACGCCATGAGCCTCGAAGAGGTTATTGTTCAGACCGCCAGCGACGCCTCCAAGGTTGGCGTATTCAACAACGGCGCGCAGGCATGGAACCACACATTCTACTGGAACGGCCTCACCCCGAACGGCGGCGGCGAACCGACCGGCGAAATCGCCGCAAAGATCGCCGAAGATTTCGGCAGCGTGGACAAGTTCAAGGAGGAGTTGAAGAACGCCGCCGCAACCCAGTTCGGCAGCGGCTGGGCCTGGCTGGTTCTCGACAACGGCACGCTCAAGGTGACCAAAACCGGCAACGCCCAGAACCCGATAACCTCCGGCCAGACCCCTCTGCTTTGCATCGACGTCTGGGAGCACGCCTACTACCTCGACTACCAGAACCGCCGCCCCGACCACGTGGCCGCCGTAATCGAAAACCTGATCAACTGGGATTTCGTGAACGCAAACTATGCCGCCGCAAAATAA
- a CDS encoding DUF4292 domain-containing protein gives MKSVMKWVGVTAFLVMAGCAQMKTVTREPDLPAERVRLTPELKGLYESVATSAGTLKAMDGYADIYLETPKRRAKAYCTVQLQKSKDARLIVTAGILGWPVADLLIRPDSLFVNDMLNNRMLVGRNNGENLGKIIGVNAGAGRLTETLFGIADVREPASDIASVRHGGGRVSFTVKSANGTKELVVDPLTRELAGLVYFDHWGRKSVEFRFADYRSQADGNGAELRAPREIDMILYRADDPEGSRSLKVVYDERVINPPDFTINFKRPAKTKTVNLDEVERLPWL, from the coding sequence ATGAAGTCTGTGATGAAATGGGTTGGCGTGACCGCTTTTCTGGTGATGGCGGGATGCGCGCAAATGAAGACGGTTACCAGGGAACCGGATTTGCCTGCTGAACGGGTGCGACTGACGCCTGAGCTGAAGGGGCTGTACGAATCGGTGGCGACGAGCGCCGGTACCCTCAAGGCGATGGATGGCTACGCGGATATTTACCTCGAAACACCGAAACGCAGGGCGAAGGCGTACTGCACGGTTCAGTTGCAGAAGTCGAAGGATGCGCGCCTGATCGTCACCGCCGGAATTCTTGGATGGCCGGTGGCCGATCTCCTGATCCGGCCCGATTCGCTGTTCGTGAACGACATGCTGAACAACCGGATGCTGGTCGGGCGCAACAACGGCGAGAATCTCGGCAAGATCATCGGCGTCAACGCAGGCGCTGGCCGGTTGACCGAAACGCTCTTTGGCATCGCCGATGTGCGTGAACCGGCCAGCGACATCGCATCGGTCAGGCACGGCGGCGGTCGGGTCAGTTTCACCGTGAAGTCCGCCAACGGCACCAAGGAGCTGGTGGTCGATCCGCTGACCCGCGAGCTGGCCGGACTCGTCTATTTCGATCATTGGGGCCGCAAGAGCGTCGAATTCCGTTTCGCCGACTACCGGTCGCAAGCGGACGGGAACGGCGCAGAGCTGCGCGCGCCGAGGGAGATCGACATGATCCTCTATCGCGCGGACGATCCGGAGGGATCACGCAGCCTGAAGGTCGTTTACGATGAACGGGTCATCAATCCGCCGGACTTCACGATAAACTTCAAGCGCCCCGCCAAAACGAAAACCGTCAACCTCGACGAAGTGGAACGCCTGCCGTGGCTATGA
- a CDS encoding class I SAM-dependent rRNA methyltransferase, protein MHALYLKPKEHRRLLGGHLWVFSNELREVPRDIAAGETVQLFTSDGRLLGAGFFNPQSLIAFRLLTRDEEQADRDFFRRKLLEALKLREKIYPETETNAWRLVHGESDGLPGLVIDRFDQAFVLQSFSAGIDLHLPLFAELLRELFDPKAIVVRNESTLRELEGLPLYRETVLGESDDIHQTIRDGGISYRVNILEGQKTGFFLDQRENRRHVRKYSAGADVLDVYTNDGGFALNAMHAGAKSTTMVDISQEALQRAEQNARMNGFGDFSIVAADAFETLGRLRQESRSFDLVILDPPSFTKSRKTVPTALKAYTKLNRLGAHLVRNEGFLATASCSHHVSEEDFLAAVQLGATQAGKHLRLISRAAQPPDHPVLLSMPETSYLKFACFYVTNL, encoded by the coding sequence ATGCACGCACTCTACCTCAAACCTAAAGAGCACCGTCGGCTGCTCGGTGGCCACCTGTGGGTTTTCAGCAACGAGCTTCGCGAGGTGCCGCGTGACATTGCCGCCGGTGAAACCGTTCAACTCTTCACCAGTGACGGACGACTGCTTGGCGCGGGATTTTTCAATCCCCAGTCGCTGATCGCCTTCCGCCTCCTGACGAGGGACGAAGAACAGGCCGACCGCGACTTTTTCCGTCGCAAACTCCTTGAAGCGCTGAAGCTTCGCGAAAAAATCTATCCCGAAACCGAAACCAACGCCTGGAGGCTCGTGCATGGCGAGTCGGACGGACTGCCCGGCCTGGTGATCGACCGCTTCGACCAAGCCTTCGTGCTGCAATCCTTCTCGGCTGGCATCGACCTGCACCTGCCGCTCTTTGCCGAACTGCTCCGGGAGCTGTTCGATCCGAAAGCGATCGTAGTGAGAAACGAGTCGACGCTGAGAGAACTCGAAGGGCTGCCGCTTTACCGCGAAACGGTTCTCGGCGAAAGCGACGACATACACCAGACAATCCGGGACGGCGGCATCAGCTACCGGGTCAACATCCTCGAGGGTCAAAAAACGGGCTTTTTCCTCGACCAGCGCGAAAACCGGCGGCATGTCCGGAAATACTCCGCGGGCGCTGACGTCCTCGACGTTTACACGAATGACGGCGGCTTCGCGCTCAACGCCATGCACGCTGGCGCGAAATCGACCACGATGGTCGATATTTCGCAGGAGGCGTTGCAACGCGCCGAGCAGAACGCCCGGATGAACGGCTTCGGAGATTTTTCGATTGTCGCGGCCGATGCGTTCGAAACTCTCGGACGGCTTCGGCAGGAAAGCCGCTCGTTCGACCTGGTGATCCTCGATCCGCCAAGCTTCACCAAGAGCCGCAAAACCGTGCCGACGGCGCTGAAAGCCTACACGAAGCTCAACCGGCTCGGCGCTCACCTCGTCAGGAACGAGGGATTTCTGGCGACGGCTTCGTGCTCGCACCACGTCTCCGAGGAGGATTTCCTCGCGGCCGTTCAGCTCGGAGCGACGCAGGCGGGCAAGCATCTGCGACTCATCAGCCGCGCCGCGCAGCCGCCGGATCATCCGGTGCTGCTCTCGATGCCCGAAACGAGCTATCTCAAATTCGCTTGTTTCTACGTAACGAACCTGTAG
- a CDS encoding 5' nucleotidase, NT5C type has translation MSENSIVIGVDLDGVCADFYGRMRQIAAEWFERPVYELPEEVSWGLSEWGITTQSQYDSLHRFAVTQRELFSSMEVIPGARKYLRLLSDEGFRIRIITHRLFIHYFHAAAVQQTVNWLDSHGIPYWDLCFMKEKSQVGADIYIEDSPGNVEQLRNKGLFTICFGNSTNRHIEAPRANSWQEVYDTVKAFAG, from the coding sequence ATGTCAGAAAACAGTATCGTTATCGGCGTTGACCTCGATGGGGTTTGCGCCGATTTTTACGGGCGCATGAGGCAGATTGCCGCCGAATGGTTCGAGCGCCCTGTCTATGAACTGCCCGAAGAGGTCTCCTGGGGGCTTTCGGAATGGGGGATTACGACACAGAGCCAATACGACAGCCTGCACCGGTTCGCCGTGACGCAGCGGGAGCTGTTCAGCAGCATGGAGGTGATTCCCGGCGCGCGGAAATACCTGCGACTGCTCTCCGACGAGGGCTTCCGCATCCGCATCATCACCCACCGCCTTTTCATCCACTATTTTCACGCCGCCGCCGTGCAGCAGACGGTCAACTGGCTTGACAGCCATGGCATTCCCTACTGGGATTTATGTTTCATGAAGGAAAAATCGCAAGTTGGCGCGGACATCTACATCGAGGACTCGCCGGGCAATGTGGAGCAGCTTCGGAACAAAGGGCTTTTTACCATCTGTTTTGGAAACAGCACCAACCGCCATATCGAAGCGCCGAGAGCCAACTCCTGGCAGGAAGTCTATGACACGGTAAAGGCTTTCGCCGGGTAA
- the trxA gene encoding thioredoxin, translating into MQSSTPFDFQTDVIELSKTIPVLVDFWAQWCGPCRILAPVLKRLADRHAGKWVLVKVNTEEYPEISAQYGIRGIPNVKLFSNGEVIEEFTGALPEHQIEQWLSKALPSPWAEDVERAATEIAAGDNDAAVFLLEGVLANEPENRKAAAMLVKLILFSRPDEALRLAEPLEAEPEYADLSEAVRTLGALLARPSTALPKSESLEAYGLAVESLRKGDLDRALERFIAVLRDDRYYDGDGSRKACIAIFRLLGEEHEITMKHRQAFDRAF; encoded by the coding sequence ATGCAGAGTAGTACTCCGTTTGATTTTCAGACTGATGTCATAGAACTGAGTAAAACCATTCCGGTTCTCGTCGATTTCTGGGCGCAGTGGTGCGGCCCGTGCCGGATTCTCGCTCCGGTGCTCAAGCGGCTGGCGGATCGTCACGCTGGAAAGTGGGTGCTCGTGAAGGTCAATACCGAAGAGTATCCCGAGATTTCGGCGCAATACGGCATCAGGGGCATTCCCAATGTGAAGCTGTTTTCGAACGGCGAGGTGATCGAAGAGTTTACCGGAGCGCTTCCGGAGCATCAGATCGAGCAGTGGCTCTCGAAAGCCCTGCCAAGCCCGTGGGCCGAAGATGTCGAACGCGCTGCCACCGAAATTGCCGCAGGCGACAATGATGCGGCGGTCTTCCTGCTCGAAGGTGTTCTGGCCAATGAACCGGAGAACCGGAAAGCCGCCGCCATGCTGGTGAAGCTGATCCTTTTCTCGCGTCCCGATGAGGCGCTCCGTCTCGCCGAGCCGCTCGAAGCGGAGCCGGAATACGCTGATCTGAGCGAGGCGGTGCGGACTCTCGGTGCGTTGCTGGCGCGTCCCTCCACGGCGCTTCCAAAAAGCGAGAGCCTGGAGGCATACGGGCTGGCGGTCGAAAGCCTGCGAAAGGGAGACCTCGACAGAGCGCTCGAGCGCTTCATAGCGGTTCTGCGGGATGATCGCTACTACGACGGCGATGGTTCACGCAAGGCCTGCATTGCCATTTTCCGCCTCCTCGGCGAAGAGCACGAAATCACCATGAAGCACCGCCAGGCCTTCGACCGGGCGTTTTGA
- a CDS encoding DUF2141 domain-containing protein translates to MRSTVPAVLLFSLFATPSITLADSGSAGRIEVLIDNVRSAYGVVGVALFNAKKGFPDNSSMAIEGRSVPAGKSCKVIFENVPYGTYAVSVLHDENGNGKMDKGVFGIPKEGFGVSNNPEIKMGPPSFAESRFDLKSRELSLNIGMKYLRKPETQVRQ, encoded by the coding sequence ATGAGATCTACCGTTCCGGCTGTTTTACTTTTTTCGCTCTTTGCCACCCCATCCATCACGCTGGCGGACAGTGGCTCCGCTGGCAGAATCGAGGTGCTGATCGACAACGTGCGAAGCGCCTATGGCGTCGTGGGCGTGGCGCTGTTCAACGCGAAAAAAGGATTCCCCGACAACAGCTCGATGGCAATCGAAGGGCGAAGCGTTCCGGCGGGAAAGAGCTGCAAGGTGATCTTCGAGAATGTGCCGTATGGCACCTACGCCGTCAGCGTGCTGCACGACGAAAACGGCAACGGCAAAATGGACAAGGGGGTTTTCGGCATTCCAAAAGAGGGATTCGGCGTCTCGAACAATCCCGAAATCAAAATGGGGCCGCCCTCCTTTGCCGAGTCGCGCTTCGATCTGAAAAGCAGGGAGCTGTCACTCAACATTGGCATGAAGTATCTTCGCAAACCCGAAACTCAGGTTCGGCAGTAA
- a CDS encoding NAD(P)/FAD-dependent oxidoreductase — protein MNRTPRTLLIVGAGASGMLAAISARKTARELGVADEQLRIVLLERNPKPGNKIAISGGGHCNLTHDADVKSLLEKGFLRKNEQRFLRHAIHHFSNADLLALFGRYGLKTEAREDGRVFPVSRRASEVLDLMRRMVEESAVSLVTAARVERLEYAGSGFAVRAGERQFEADAVILATGGASWGSAGTTGDGNRLAASVGHAITPVMPALAPNYFTVPPRAELVGITLRNILLVASADGGSDSRLGDVLISHRGISGPACLSLSRSVAGFHASGKTVTISADLFPGHEAGTLSNFILDQAARQGARQVRTFLQRTPLAPERLDAPDASSEVQTIPNSFADEIMRQASVDREVTMSGLTKAQRLALVSALKRLVLGTVKKVPLDRAEVSAGGVALGEIDPKTMQSKIHPRLHCCGELLDYAGEVGGFNLQAAFSTGWLAGSHAARTLFDNARQPAQE, from the coding sequence ATGAACCGCACTCCACGAACACTGCTCATCGTCGGCGCTGGCGCTTCCGGGATGCTGGCCGCCATTTCAGCGCGGAAAACCGCTCGCGAGCTTGGCGTTGCCGACGAGCAGCTCCGCATCGTGCTGCTCGAACGCAATCCGAAGCCGGGCAACAAGATCGCCATCTCGGGTGGCGGACACTGCAACCTCACGCATGACGCTGACGTAAAAAGCCTGCTTGAAAAGGGATTTCTCCGCAAGAACGAGCAGCGGTTTCTGCGCCATGCTATCCACCATTTCAGCAACGCCGACCTGCTGGCGCTGTTCGGGCGCTACGGCCTGAAAACCGAGGCGCGGGAGGATGGGCGGGTGTTTCCGGTTTCCCGCAGGGCGAGCGAGGTGCTCGACCTCATGCGGCGCATGGTTGAAGAGAGCGCCGTTTCACTCGTCACCGCCGCGAGGGTGGAGCGGCTCGAATACGCCGGATCGGGATTCGCCGTCCGCGCCGGAGAGCGGCAGTTCGAGGCCGATGCGGTGATTCTCGCCACGGGCGGCGCATCGTGGGGCTCCGCCGGAACGACCGGCGACGGCAATCGCCTCGCCGCCTCTGTGGGTCACGCTATCACGCCGGTCATGCCCGCGCTCGCGCCGAACTACTTCACCGTGCCGCCAAGGGCGGAGCTTGTCGGAATTACGCTGCGTAATATTCTGCTCGTGGCGAGCGCGGATGGCGGGTCCGACTCGCGCCTTGGTGATGTGCTCATCAGCCATCGGGGAATTTCGGGGCCGGCGTGCCTGTCGCTCTCGCGGTCGGTGGCCGGGTTTCATGCTTCCGGCAAGACGGTCACGATCTCGGCCGATCTCTTCCCCGGTCACGAGGCGGGCACGCTCTCGAACTTTATTCTCGACCAGGCGGCCCGCCAGGGCGCGCGCCAGGTGCGCACCTTTCTCCAGCGCACGCCGTTAGCACCGGAGCGCCTCGATGCGCCCGATGCCTCGTCCGAAGTACAAACGATTCCCAACTCCTTCGCCGACGAAATCATGCGGCAGGCGAGCGTCGACCGCGAGGTGACGATGAGCGGTCTGACGAAGGCGCAGCGGCTCGCCCTCGTCTCGGCGCTGAAGCGCCTCGTGCTCGGCACGGTGAAGAAGGTTCCACTCGATCGGGCGGAGGTCTCTGCGGGCGGCGTCGCGCTTGGTGAAATCGATCCGAAAACCATGCAATCGAAAATTCACCCGCGCCTCCACTGCTGCGGCGAACTGCTCGATTACGCGGGCGAGGTCGGCGGCTTTAACCTGCAAGCGGCATTCTCCACCGGCTGGCTGGCCGGAAGTCATGCCGCCCGCACGCTTTTCGACAACGCTCGTCAGCCCGCGCAGGAGTAA
- a CDS encoding efflux RND transporter periplasmic adaptor subunit, producing MKPLSKTQRIVAISSVVFAFLLFLVLRPAPLPVDAGAASYGPLEVSLEEEGVTRVIDRFTVSAPVNGKVRRSELVEGDSVNAGMTVAAILPPDQNAREYRESAALAGSATASVTEAFARQREVSVRLAQARLKAGRYERLHREGAVSKESSELAAEAASVLEKEARAASAAVEAARMQASAAAARIDTGIASKAVEARSPVDGKVLRILEKNERFVPAGTPLVEIGNPGLLEVVIDVLSSDAVRIRPGNRVVVEDWGGGGALVGAVRRIEPAAFTKISALGIEEKRVNIIAMLDRPEPRLGDNFRIQARIVTSQASRVLRVPVSALFRGEGGWELFVIENGRARARKVKIGMRGADMAEVLGGLRAGERVVTHPPNELQEGMRVAVQGK from the coding sequence ATGAAACCTTTGAGTAAAACGCAGCGCATCGTTGCCATCTCATCCGTCGTCTTCGCTTTCCTGCTGTTTCTGGTGCTCCGGCCCGCGCCGCTGCCGGTCGATGCGGGCGCGGCGAGCTATGGGCCGCTGGAGGTCTCCCTCGAAGAGGAGGGGGTTACGAGGGTGATCGACCGCTTCACCGTTTCTGCGCCGGTCAACGGCAAGGTGCGGCGAAGCGAGCTGGTCGAGGGTGACAGTGTCAACGCGGGCATGACGGTGGCCGCGATCCTGCCGCCCGACCAGAACGCGCGCGAGTACCGCGAATCGGCGGCGCTTGCCGGATCGGCGACGGCGTCGGTGACTGAGGCGTTCGCTCGACAGCGGGAGGTTTCGGTACGGCTCGCCCAGGCACGTCTGAAGGCCGGGCGCTACGAGCGGTTGCACCGCGAGGGGGCGGTCTCGAAGGAGAGCAGCGAACTCGCTGCTGAAGCGGCTTCGGTGCTCGAAAAGGAGGCTCGGGCGGCATCGGCTGCCGTCGAGGCGGCGCGGATGCAGGCTTCGGCGGCAGCGGCCCGCATCGACACCGGCATTGCCAGCAAGGCGGTGGAGGCGCGTTCGCCGGTCGATGGCAAGGTGTTGCGGATTCTCGAAAAGAACGAGCGCTTCGTGCCCGCCGGAACCCCGCTCGTCGAGATCGGCAATCCGGGCCTGCTCGAAGTGGTGATCGACGTGCTCTCCTCGGACGCCGTGCGGATCAGGCCGGGCAACCGGGTCGTGGTCGAGGACTGGGGTGGCGGCGGCGCGCTCGTCGGTGCGGTGAGGCGAATTGAACCGGCGGCCTTCACCAAGATATCCGCGCTCGGCATCGAGGAGAAGCGGGTGAATATCATCGCCATGCTCGACAGGCCGGAGCCGCGCCTTGGTGATAACTTCCGCATCCAGGCGAGAATCGTGACCAGCCAGGCCTCTCGCGTACTGCGGGTGCCGGTCAGCGCCCTTTTCAGGGGCGAGGGCGGCTGGGAGCTGTTCGTCATCGAGAATGGACGCGCCAGAGCGCGCAAAGTAAAAATCGGCATGAGAGGAGCCGATATGGCCGAAGTGCTCGGCGGACTCCGTGCTGGAGAGCGGGTAGTCACCCATCCCCCGAATGAACTGCAAGAGGGCATGAGGGTAGCCGTGCAGGGGAAATAA
- a CDS encoding ABC transporter permease, which produces MRQLNRKLLRDLLHMKGQMLAVTAVVACGIAMFVSMSNVKYSLEMTRADYYSRYRFADLFMQLKRAPEFTLEAVRRIPGVATVAPRIVTNVTLDVPGLGEPATAQLVSLPDRGAPALNGVFIAEGRMIDPSRPEEVIVSKPFMKANRLKPGDHIGAVINGRWKRLVIVGSGLSPEYIYEVQPGAFFPDNRRFGIFWMNRRALESALDMTGAFNDLSLTLTHGASEKEAIRQLDRMYARYGSLGAYGRDQQVSDRFIGDEIRILGMEITVLPTIFLVVAVFLLNIVLQRLVSTQREQIAVLKANGYDDEEVGLHVLGFALAPTVAGVVLGTGFGAWLGSALLQLYGDVYNFPRLLYVFRMENALGAVLLSFAAAVGGALMAARRAVKLPPAEAMRPESPPVYRPGLLDRSPIAHRLSMPVRIILRNIERHPFKSALSVTMISLAVAILVAGRYTYDSVQRMSDVEFGSRHREDVTVIFNDAMPPSTAFSFASMKGVLESEFYREEPVRLVFGYRSRRQTLKGLQRDDGLQRLIDSHVRPRSLPEHGLLLTKTLADLLDVKPGDVLTVEFLQGARRSVEVPVAGTIDEIIGISAYLRLDELNRLAGDGGTLSAGVLKLDASQSAELYDRFKRTPGVGGIMMLQALRKSFDEMLAKSMNISTFILTSFACILAFAMIYNGARITLSERARELSSLRVLGMTKREIAVILLGEQAIFCIVAIPLGFLFGIILSVLLARALSSELYRMPLVFTPANFLFAFAVLITVAIVSGVIVGRKVVTLDMIAVLKTKE; this is translated from the coding sequence ATGAGGCAGCTCAACCGGAAATTGTTGCGTGACCTTCTGCACATGAAGGGGCAGATGCTGGCCGTTACGGCGGTAGTGGCGTGCGGTATCGCCATGTTCGTGTCGATGAGCAATGTGAAGTATTCACTCGAAATGACGCGGGCCGACTACTACAGCCGTTACCGCTTCGCCGATCTCTTCATGCAGCTCAAGCGCGCGCCGGAGTTCACGCTCGAAGCGGTGCGGCGCATTCCGGGCGTGGCGACCGTTGCGCCGCGCATCGTGACCAACGTGACCCTCGACGTGCCCGGCCTCGGCGAACCCGCCACGGCGCAGCTCGTCTCGCTGCCCGACCGGGGTGCGCCCGCGCTGAACGGCGTCTTCATCGCGGAGGGGCGGATGATCGACCCTTCGAGGCCGGAGGAGGTGATCGTGAGCAAGCCCTTCATGAAGGCCAACAGGCTCAAACCGGGCGACCACATCGGCGCGGTGATCAACGGGCGCTGGAAGCGGCTCGTGATTGTGGGAAGCGGTCTCTCGCCGGAGTACATCTACGAGGTGCAGCCGGGGGCGTTTTTTCCCGACAACCGGCGCTTCGGCATTTTCTGGATGAACCGCAGGGCGCTCGAATCGGCGCTCGATATGACGGGCGCGTTCAACGATCTGTCGCTGACGCTCACGCACGGCGCATCCGAAAAAGAGGCGATCCGCCAGCTCGACCGGATGTATGCCCGCTACGGCTCGCTCGGCGCGTACGGGCGCGATCAGCAGGTGTCCGACCGCTTCATCGGCGACGAAATCCGGATTCTCGGCATGGAGATCACCGTCTTGCCGACGATCTTTCTCGTCGTCGCGGTGTTTCTGCTCAACATCGTGCTCCAGCGACTGGTGAGCACCCAGCGAGAGCAGATCGCCGTGCTCAAGGCGAACGGCTACGACGACGAGGAGGTGGGGCTGCATGTGCTCGGTTTCGCGCTCGCGCCGACCGTGGCGGGCGTGGTTCTCGGCACTGGATTTGGCGCGTGGCTCGGCTCGGCGCTGTTGCAGCTCTATGGCGACGTTTACAATTTCCCGCGCCTGCTCTACGTGTTCCGCATGGAGAACGCGCTCGGCGCGGTGCTCCTGAGCTTCGCGGCGGCGGTCGGCGGCGCGCTCATGGCGGCGCGGCGAGCGGTGAAGCTGCCGCCAGCCGAGGCGATGCGCCCGGAGTCGCCGCCGGTTTACCGGCCCGGATTGCTCGACCGGTCGCCTATCGCGCATCGCCTCTCGATGCCGGTGCGCATCATTTTGCGCAACATTGAGCGCCACCCGTTCAAGTCGGCGCTCTCGGTGACGATGATTTCGCTCGCGGTGGCGATTCTTGTGGCGGGCCGTTACACCTACGATTCTGTACAGCGCATGAGCGACGTGGAGTTCGGTTCACGCCACCGCGAGGATGTGACCGTGATCTTCAACGACGCCATGCCGCCTTCGACCGCCTTCAGCTTCGCTTCGATGAAGGGGGTGCTCGAATCGGAATTTTACCGCGAAGAGCCGGTGCGGCTGGTTTTCGGCTATCGTTCCCGGCGGCAGACCCTCAAGGGATTGCAGAGAGACGATGGTTTGCAGCGGCTCATCGACAGCCATGTCCGCCCGCGGAGTCTCCCCGAACACGGGCTGCTTCTGACCAAAACGCTGGCCGATCTGCTTGACGTCAAGCCCGGTGACGTGCTGACGGTCGAGTTTCTGCAAGGCGCTCGCCGCTCCGTCGAGGTGCCGGTGGCCGGAACCATCGACGAAATTATCGGTATTTCGGCCTATCTGCGCCTCGACGAGCTAAACCGCCTTGCCGGAGACGGCGGTACGCTCAGCGCCGGAGTGCTGAAGCTCGATGCATCGCAAAGCGCGGAGCTGTATGACCGCTTCAAGCGCACGCCGGGGGTTGGCGGAATCATGATGTTGCAGGCGTTGCGCAAGAGTTTCGACGAGATGCTCGCCAAAAGCATGAATATCTCGACCTTCATCCTCACCTCGTTCGCCTGCATACTGGCTTTTGCCATGATCTACAACGGCGCGCGCATCACGCTCTCGGAGCGGGCTCGGGAGCTGTCGAGCCTGCGGGTGCTCGGCATGACGAAGCGCGAGATCGCGGTGATCCTGCTCGGCGAGCAGGCGATTTTCTGCATTGTTGCCATTCCACTTGGCTTTCTGTTCGGTATCATCCTCTCAGTGCTGCTGGCCAGGGCGCTCAGCTCTGAACTTTACCGCATGCCTTTGGTCTTTACACCGGCCAACTTTCTTTTCGCTTTTGCCGTTCTGATTACGGTTGCTATTGTATCGGGAGTGATTGTCGGCAGGAAGGTGGTGACGCTCGACATGATCGCCGTCCTGAAAACAAAAGAGTGA